ACGTCGATGCCCGCATAGTCGTCGTAGTTGGCGTCCGGGGCCGTGATGCCGTAGCCGACGAAGACCAGCGGCAATTCGAACTTCGCGCTGCCGCCCAGTGCCAAGGGGTTGAACTGTTCGCCGAGTTTCAACTCGATCGTGGGCGCTTCACCGCCGCTCGCCGCGGGCCCCAGCAAGCGTACCTGGTTGCTTTCGCCCATTTCGGCCGAGGTGGTCATGCTGAACGACTGGAACGGGCCGCCGTTGAAAATCTCCGTCTTCAGGCCCAAAGCGGCGAATTGTTCGGCGATGTAGGCCGCGGCCCGATTCAACCCCTCGGTGCCGACGCCGCGTCCTTCGAGGTCGTCGCTCGCCAGGAAGCCGACTGCCGAGGTCATGCGTGCCTCGACTGCCGCCTCGGCGCTGGCGTCGGCGGTCGCGTTGTCGGCCGCAAACAGAGGCGTCGTACCCAAGACTGCTAGTATCGCGACCGCTGCGGCAAATTTACGCATGAGAACCGAAGTCGAAGGAGGGAGTGGCAAAGCAAGGGGCGCACGGCGGCCGGCAAGCGGCCCAAACATTCTATCCATCCGCGCCAACCAAGGATTCTCAGTGCTTGCGGCACTAGCGTCAAGTTGAGCCGCAGGGCCGTTCGCTTGTCGCGCGTGTCGGTTTTGACACAAGCGCGGTCGCTCGATATGCTCCCGACCCTCGTGCGAACCCCAAGACGGGGGCCGCACGAAGGCGTCGGCGGGCAAGGACGCCCGGCAACGCCGTCCCGTTCGCCGCCGCGCCACGGGCGCCCCCGGCGACGTTGACGACCCTGCGCAGGCAAGGAGGCACGCGAATTGGTCGAGCGACATAGTGTGCTGATCGTCGATCGTCAGGACGAGACCCGCGAGGTCTTGCGTACCGTTTTGGCCGATCGCGGCATCGAGATCCTCGAAGCCCAGCGTTCCGAGGACGGCCTGCGCCTGGCACGCGCGCATCACCCCGACGTGATCGTGCTCGACCTGGAAGTTGACGAAGCGGGCGTGCCCGAGGCGCTACTGGCCGAGTCGCGGCAGCAGGAAACGCCGATCGTCGTGCTGGGGAGCATTCGGCGCTGCCAGCGCGAGTGCGCCGGGGCCGAGGTCGTGGCAAAACCCTATCACTATGGGCCCTTGGTCCGTAAAATCGAGGAACTGTTGGCCCAGCGACGGGAAGCGGCCTAAGGCGCTTCGAGCATGCCCGTTCCCGCGCGGCTGGGATGCTATTCCCACCTGACGCGCCGCCACGGGACTCGCCCGCTTGCCCACGCTCTTTGTGATTCGCGGCAACGACCAGGGGGCACGCTTCGAGCTGCGTCCTCCGGTGG
The genomic region above belongs to Pirellulales bacterium and contains:
- a CDS encoding response regulator — encoded protein: MVERHSVLIVDRQDETREVLRTVLADRGIEILEAQRSEDGLRLARAHHPDVIVLDLEVDEAGVPEALLAESRQQETPIVVLGSIRRCQRECAGAEVVAKPYHYGPLVRKIEELLAQRREAA